One Helianthus annuus cultivar XRQ/B chromosome 7, HanXRQr2.0-SUNRISE, whole genome shotgun sequence genomic region harbors:
- the LOC110869053 gene encoding probable aldehyde oxidase 3 yields the protein MTPEYDYLFKLLLIGDSGVGESCLLLRFAVAAACALAAYKLRRPVRTYVNRKTDMILAGAGRRHPMKINYTIGFKSKGKITALHLDVLINAGMSIDVSLIIPWNFVGSLKKYNFGALSFDIILCKTNNSCKSAMRAPGEVQGSYIAEAIIEHVRLTFR from the exons ATGACTCCTGAGTA TGACTACCTATTCAAGCTTTTGCTCATTGGAGATTCGGGTGTCGGAGAGTCTTGTCTGCTTTTGCGGTTTGCT GTTGCGGCAGCATGCGCACTTGCAGCTTACAAACTACGCCGTCCTGTAAGAACATATGTAAATCGAAAAACCGACATGATATTGGCAGGAGCAGGAAGAAGACATCCAATGAAGATAAATTACACGATTGGATTCAAATCTAAGGGGAAAATCACAGCCCTACATCTAGATGTTTTAATCAATGCTGGGATGTCAATAGATGTTAGCCTTATAATACCATGGAATTTCGTTGGTTCACTCAAGAAATACAATTTTGGTGCCTTGTCATTTGACATTATACTATGTAAAACCAACAATTCTTGTAAATCCGCAATGCGGGCCCCAGGAGAAGTGCAAGGATCATATATAGCTGAAGCGATTATAGAACACGTGCGACTCACCTTTCGTTAG
- the LOC110866793 gene encoding anthocyanidin 3-O-glucosyltransferase 5 has protein sequence MATKQLHVVMLASPGVSHLLPILLLGHRLVTHHNLHVTVLAVTTTATTPQSLSQLITSFASHLSVIQIPAADISCVVPPDAKVATQLCVMMRETIPSIRTTISAMDSHPHVLVGDIFAYESWAIAEELGIPKYLFVTGTAWFTALFTYSPLLDKQVVGQYVDKKEPLEIPGCTPVRPDEVVDPMLNRDDENYAVYLSQAIGVTLADGMLINTWEDLEPQTLNALRTNEILRSVVKYKPVYTVGPVNKRYEPDGLKGEVVEWLGKQPDRSVIYVSFGSEGTISAEQINELAWGLELSRQRFVWVVRPPNGHVSDGSFFKPGQSDTTRDYLPEGFLTRTQKVGLVVSSWAPQVEILNHTSVAVFLTHCGWNSTLESVTNGVPMIAWPLYAEQKMNAAMLTEELKVAVRPEVLPTKKVVGREEVARMVMNLVEGEEGKVMKIKVDMLKEGAENAIRENGSSYISICKFIEDCWSQIK, from the coding sequence ATGGCCACCAAACAACTTCACGTAGTAATGCTTGCAAGTCCCGGCGTTAGCCATTTACTCCCAATATTATTACTCGGCCACCGTCTTGTCACCCACCACAACCTCCATGTCACCGTCCTCGCcgtcaccaccaccgccaccaccccaCAATCCCTATCCCAACTCATTACTTCCTTCGCCTCCCACCTTTCCGTCATCCAAATCCCGGCTGCCGACATCTCTTGCGTAGTTCCACCTGACGCCAAAGTTGCCACGCAACTTTGCGTTATGATGCGGGAAACAATTCCCTCCATCCGTACCACCATATCCGCGATGGACTCCCATCCCCACGTCCTCGTTGGCGATATTTTCGCCTATGAGTCGTGGGCCATCGCGGAAGAACTCGGGATACCAAAGTACTTGTTTGTAACGGGCACCGCATGGTTCACTGCACTCTTCACATACTCGCCATTGTTGGATAAGCAAGTGGTGGGTCAATATGTTGACAAGAAAGAGCCGTTGGAGATACCCGGCTGTACACCGGTCCGACCGGACGAGGTTGTCGATCCCATGCTGAACCGTGATGATGAGAACTATGCCGTTTACCTAAGCCAAGCAATTGGTGTTACTTTGGCAGATGGAATGTTAATTAACACGTGGGAAGATCTGGAACCTCAAACTCTTAACGCACTACGAACCAATGAAATCTTACGGTCCGTGGTGAAATACAAACCGGTTTACACAGTTGGACCGGTAAACAAAAGATATGAACCGGACGGGTTAAAGGGTGAAGTTGTTGAGTGGCTCGGCAAACAACCGGACCGATCGGTTATATACGTGTCGTTTGGAAGCGAAGGGACCATATCAGCCGAGCAAATAAATGAGTTGGCATGGGGTTTGGAGCTAAGCCGACAAAGATTTGTTTGGGTGGTGCGGCCACCGAATGGACATGTGTCAGATGGATCATTTTTCAAACCTGGTCAATCAGACACTACACGTGATTATCTTCCAGAAGGGTTTTTGACGCGGACCCAAAAAGTTGGGCTTGTGGTGTCATCATGGGCCCCACAGGTGGAGATTTTGAACCACACGTCTGTTGCAGTGTTTTTGACGCATTGTGGATGGAACTCAACGTTAGAGAGTGTTACGAATGGAGTGCCGATGATTGCATGGCCATTGTATGCGGAGCAGAAGATGAATGCCGCCATGTTGACGGAGGAGCTGAAGGTGGCGGTGAGGCCGGAGGTGTTGCCCACGAAGAAAGTGGTAGGGAGGGAGGAGGTTGCTAGGATGGTCATGAATTTAgtggagggtgaagaaggaaaaGTAATGAAAATTAAAGTAGACATGTTAAAGGAAGGTGCGGAAAATGCAATACGTGAAAACGGTTCATCTTACATATCAATTTGTAAGTTCATTGAAGATTGTTGGTCTCAAATTAAGTAG